Proteins encoded together in one Helicobacter pylori window:
- the fliE gene encoding flagellar hook-basal body complex protein FliE, whose amino-acid sequence MQAIHNDKSLLSPFSELNTDNRTKREESGNAFKEQKGGEFSKLLKQSINELNNTQEQSDKALADMATGQIKDLHQAAIAIGKAETSMKLMLEVRNKAISTYKELLRTQI is encoded by the coding sequence ATGCAAGCCATACACAATGATAAAAGCTTATTGAGTCCTTTCTCTGAGCTTAACACGGACAACAGGACTAAAAGAGAAGAATCGGGTAACGCCTTTAAAGAACAAAAAGGTGGGGAGTTTTCTAAACTCTTAAAACAATCTATCAATGAGCTTAACAACACTCAAGAGCAGTCTGATAAAGCCTTAGCCGACATGGCGACAGGGCAGATCAAGGATTTACATCAAGCGGCTATCGCCATAGGGAAGGCCGAAACGAGCATGAAACTCATGCTTGAAGTGCGTAACAAAGCGATCAGCACTTATAAAGAGCTTTTGAGAACGCAGATCTAG
- the flgC gene encoding flagellar basal body rod protein FlgC — protein MFLSSFDISGYGLSAQRLRANLISSNIANANTTRTSEGGPYRRQEAVFRAFDFNEILNQKIAQNHQITPYEDPLDEGDDNPLIPITSVVVDKIARDDSEPLMKYDPSHPDANAQGYVAYPNVNAVVEMADLVEATRAYQANVAAFQSAKNMAQNAIGMLQT, from the coding sequence ATGTTTTTATCTTCTTTTGATATTAGCGGTTATGGCTTGTCCGCTCAACGCTTAAGGGCTAATTTGATTTCTTCTAATATCGCTAACGCTAACACCACGCGCACGAGCGAAGGAGGCCCTTATAGGAGGCAAGAAGCGGTGTTTAGGGCTTTTGATTTCAACGAGATTTTAAACCAAAAAATCGCCCAAAACCATCAAATCACCCCCTATGAAGACCCCTTAGATGAAGGCGATGACAACCCCTTAATCCCCATTACAAGCGTGGTGGTGGATAAGATTGCGCGCGATGATAGCGAGCCGTTGATGAAATACGACCCGAGCCACCCTGACGCTAACGCTCAAGGCTATGTGGCTTACCCCAATGTGAATGCGGTGGTTGAAATGGCGGACTTAGTGGAAGCGACTAGAGCCTATCAGGCTAATGTCGCAGCTTTCCAAAGCGCTAAAAACATGGCGCAAAACGCGATTGGCATGTTACAAACTTGA
- the flgB gene encoding flagellar basal body rod protein FlgB, which yields MDFSKAFGLVYKALDYRALRQDMIASNIANVDTPFYRPKDLDFESVLAEKKAEIFENQTSKVLPLAHTNPRHLDFENSVKDGASLFFRDGHLAKNDGNSVDLDIETSEMGKNSTMYLALSSALKKYRGVINYAIDSSKNL from the coding sequence ATGGATTTTTCTAAAGCGTTTGGATTGGTTTATAAAGCGTTGGATTATAGGGCTTTAAGGCAAGATATGATCGCTTCTAACATCGCTAATGTGGACACCCCCTTTTACAGGCCAAAGGATTTGGATTTTGAAAGCGTTTTAGCGGAGAAAAAAGCAGAAATTTTTGAAAACCAAACCAGTAAAGTTTTGCCTTTAGCCCACACTAACCCTAGGCATTTAGACTTTGAAAATAGCGTTAAAGATGGGGCGAGCCTTTTTTTTAGAGACGGGCATTTGGCTAAAAATGATGGCAACAGCGTGGATTTAGACATAGAGACGAGTGAAATGGGCAAGAACTCTACCATGTATTTAGCCTTGAGTTCGGCCTTAAAAAAGTATCGAGGCGTGATCAATTACGCCATTGATTCCAGTAAGAATTTATAG